The nucleotide window GTGCTTCTGGAGGTGTTCAAGCAGAAATCCAAGGCCAAACTGGCGATGGCGGACGCCAACCTGTCCATTGAGCCACTGGCCATCATGATGAACAAGGGTGACGAGGAGTTCACGTCGTTCATGAGCAAGGAGATGACCAAGCTCTTCGCTTCAGGCCAAGGCGCCAAGCTCTACACCCAGTGGTTTCAGGCGCCGCTGCCCGAACTGGGCTTTAACCTGAACATCAAGCTGAGCCGCCTGCTGCACGACAACTTCATTCGGCCCAACGGCTACGTGGCGGATTGGACCATGCTGTAAGTTCACACCGGTCGAGAAAGCGGTGTGAGTATCGGGCTCAAACCGCCGCGTCGTCCTCTTCCCCAGTGCGAATCCGCACCACCCGCTCCACCGCCGTGACGAAGATCTTGCCATCGCCAATCTTGCCGGTGCGCGCCGCCTTGACGATGGCGTCCACGCAACGATCGACGTCGCCGTCGGCCACCACCACCTCGATCATCACCTTCGGCAAGAAATCCACCACGTACTCGGCGCCGCGGTAAAGCTCGGTGTGGCCCTTCTGGCGGCCGAAGCCCTTGACCTCGGTCACCGTCAGGCCCGTCACGCCGACTTCGGCCAGCGCCTCGCGCACCTCCTCCAGCTTGAAGGGCTTGATGATGGCGGTGATCTGTTTCATGGCATGGCTCCTGTGCTCGGTTATGCGTCAAATCAGACTCTGGCGCTTGTTCAATAAGCGCAATCAGCTATCAAATTAAGAGCTTTAAGCCCTGAATTTGTTGGTCATAGGATAACGCCAGTCCTTGCCAAATCCGCGGTGCGTGACGCGTGTGCCCACCGCCGACTGCTGGCGTTTGTATTCGTTGATCTTGATCAGACGCGTGACCAGCTCCACGTCCGCGGGCTTGAACCCCTCGGCCACCAGCTCGGCCACGCCCATGTCGTTTTCGACATAGCGGTCGATGATGGCGTCCAGCACCTCGTAGGGCGGCAGGCTGTCCTGGTCTTTCTGATCAGGCCGCAGCTCCGCGCTGGGCGGGCGCGTGATGATGCGCTCGGGAATCGGGTTGGCGCATGTCTTGAACGGATCGTGCGCGTTGCGCCAGCGCGCCAGCTCAAACACCTTGGTCTTGACCACGTCCTTGATCGGCGCAAACCCGCCACACATGTCGCCGTACAGCGTGCAGTAGCCGGTGGCGTATTCGCTCTTGTTGCCGGTGGTCAGCACCATGTGGCCAAACTTGTTCGACAGCGCCATCAGCATCACCCCGCGGATGCGCGCCTGGATGTTTTCTTCCGTGGTGTCCTCGGCTCTACCGGCGAACAACGGCGCCAGCGACGTCTTGAACGCCTCGAACTCGGGCAGGATCGATATCTCGTCGTACTTCACGCCCATGCGCCGCGCCATCTCACGCGCGTCTTCCAGGCTGATGCCCGCCGTGTACGGCGACGGCATCATCACGCAGTGGACCGCGTCCTTGCCCAGCGCATCGACCGCGATCGCCAGCACCAGCGCCGAATCGATGCCGCCCGACAGGCCGAGCGCCACCGACTTGAAGCCGTTCTTGCGCACGTAGTCGCGCAGGCCCAGCACCAGCGCGTCCCACAAATCCGCGCTATTGTCACGCGCGGGAGCCGTGGTTGCTCTCAATTCAAGAGCACCTGCCGCGCGTTCCACCTCGACAAGGAACAATTTCTCTTCAAAACTCGGTGCCCGGCCAACCAGCGTGGCGCTGGCGCCGACGGCGAACGACTGGCCCTCGAACACCACCTCGTCCTGACCGCCCACCAGGTGCGCATAGACCAACGGCAGGCCGCACGCCTTGACGCGCTCGATCATCATCGCCTCGCGCTCGTAGCCCTTGCCGACGTGGAAGGGCGAGGCGTTGATCACCGCCAGCAGCTCGGCGCCCGCCTCCTTGGCCAACTCGGCCGGTTCGTCGAACCAGGCGTCCTCGCAGATCAACAGGCCCACGCTCACGCCGCCCGCCTCGAACACGCAAGTGCCTTGGCCCGGCGTGAAATAGCGCCGCTCGTCGAACAGCTGGTAATTGGGCAACAGCCGCTTGGCATAGTTCTCGATCACCCGGCCATCGCGTATCACACTGGCCGAGTTGGTGCGCTTGGTCACCGACACGCTCTTGCCACGCTGACCAGTGCCCACCGGGTGGCCGACGACGATGGCCATGCCCTCCAGATGCGCCGTCTCGCGCGCCACCGTTTTCACCGCCTCGTCGCACGCGGCCATGAAGGATGGGCGCAGAAACAGGTCTTCGCAGATGTAGGCGCAGATCGACAGCTCGGGCGTCAGCAGCAGCCGCGCGCCTTGGGCATGGGCGGTCTTGGCCGCCTCAATGATCCTCTGCGCGTTGCCGGGCATGTCGCCGACGATGAAGTTGAGTTGCGCGACGGCGATCTTGAGGGGCATGGGTCGGATGTCTTGCCAGCAAAAGTGGAATGGTAACCGCGAGGTACCGCACAAGACCGTGCGCCGCGCCGGATCCGGGCCGATCGGGATAATCCGGCTTCTTCCCGAACCCGATCCGCGGGCACACACGCCCGCGCTGCCCTTTGCGCCTGCAGTTCATCGACAACTCTGCCGCCCTCGACGGCGACGCCTGGAACGCCCTGCTGGCGCGCCAGGCCACACCCACACCCTTCATGCGGCGCGAATACTTGGCAGCGCTGCATGCCAGCGGCAGCGCCGTGCCGTCAACGGGCTGGGCGCCGCGGTTTGCGCTGCTGTGGGATGGCGCCGAGCTGGCTGCCGCCTGCCCGCTGTACCTGAAAAGCCATTCCTACGGCGAATACGTGTTCGACTGGGCCTGGGCCAACGCCTATGCCGAGCACGGCCTGCGCTACTACCCCAAGGCGCTGGTGGCGGTGCCTTTCACGCCGGTGCCAGGCTCGCGCCTGCTGGCGCGCGATGCGGGGGCGCGGGCGGCGCTGGCGCAGGCGCTGGTGCACTGGTGCGGCGAGCAAAAGCTGTCGTCGCTGCATGTGCTGTTTGGCGACGATGCTGATCTGGCGGCGTGCGGCGCCGCCGGCCTGATGCAGCGCCAACAGGTGCAGTTTCACTGGAAGAACGTGGCACCCCCACGCTCCCCCGCTGCGCGTGGTGCGCTGCCCCCCGAGGGGGCCCGCCCGCCTTGGGACGGCCCGGCGGCGGGCGATTTGGTGCCCCCACGCTCCCCCGCTGCGCGTGGTGCGCTGCCCCCCGAGGGGGCCCGCCCGCCTTGGGACGGCCCGGCGGCGGGCGGTCTTGCCGCCAGCACCCGCTTCACCGATTTCGACGACTTTCTCGCCTCGCTGACGCAGGACAAGCGCAAGAAGATTCGCCAGGAGCGGCGCAAGGTGCAAGACGCCGGCGTGCGCTTTCGCTCGGGGCGCGGCGGCGCCATCGCAGCCGAGGACTGGGCTTTCTTCTACCGTTGTTACGAGCGCACCTACCTCGAACACGGCAATGCGCCCTACCTCGCGCCCGCTTTCTTCGCTGCCATGGCGCGGGACATGGCCGAGGATTGGGTGCTGTTCATCGCCGAGCGCGACGGACAGCCGATTGCTTCAAGTTTAATAGCTGTTGGCGCTTGTCCAACAAGCGCGAGAGGCCAAAACGGCTTGGCAGAAGTGGCCTACGGCCGCTACTGGGGCGCGCTGGCGCGGGTCGATTGCCTGCATTTCGAGGCCTGCTATTACCAACCCATCGACTGGTGCATCCGCCACGGCGTGGCGCGCTTCGAGGGCGGCGCGCAGGGCGAACACAAAATGGCCCGCGCACTGATGCCAGTGACCACGCACAGCGCCCACTGGTTGGCACACCCGGCGTTTGCCGATGCGGTGGAGCGCTTTCTGGTGCGCGAGTCGGCCGGAATCGAGGGATATCTGGATCACCTGGGCGAACGCTCGCCCTTCAGGCAAACGCCACCGGCCTGAGCGTGCTCACTCGCGGTCGCGCCGCGCCGCACGCATGCCGGAACGCGTGCGGGCACGGCGGTCTTCGCGGTACACGACCTGCGTGGGCTTCAGATCGTAGTAAGGGTCGGCCGCCAAGCCGCAGTTGCCGTCGGCAATACCGAACACCATGGTGGCGCCGCGGCCGTATTTGTACGGCACGGTCTGGTGCAGCTGATAACGCATGTCGACCGGCGGCGTCGAGGTTTCGGACAGGATCTTGCCCTTGGGGCCCATCACGGTGTAGCAGGCGGCTTGGGCGCCCGCGCCCAGCAGGAGGGCGCAAACAAGGGTGGCGGTCTTTTTCATGGCGCTATTTTGCAGCTTCTTAAAGATGCAGGCCAGTCTGCCGCGCTGGCGGCGCTTGTCAAGCGGACAGCGCCGGCACGGCGGCCCAGCGCCGGCAACCGCCAGGCCGGTGTGGCGCGCTGCCCACGCGGCGTGGGCGCGTGGCCGAAAGCGTCACGCCGCCGCTCCGTCGAAGCGCTGGTCCAGCTCGCGCGCGATCTCGGCTTCAAGCACTTGCCGGTCGGCGCTGCCGCCAGCGCGCCGATGCTCGCCGCGCTCCCATTCGGGATGGCCGCGCGCCGCGTCCAGCGCGCGCACCACGGGGCGCAGCCCGTCTTCGTCGATGCGTTCGTCTTGCAGGCGCAGCTTGTCCTGGGCGGCATGGCCGCGCTGCTCCAGGGCGCGCGCCAAGTCGAGCAGATGGTCGGCCAGCAGCAACAGCACCGGGTCTTCCACGGTGAGTTCCTGCACGCCGCTCAGGCGGTTTTCGAGCTTGCGCCACAGCGGCCGCCAGCCGCCGGAGGCGGCGCCACCCAAGGTCGCTCCCAGCGTGGTGGCGGCGCCCAGCGACAGCCCCGCCATGGCGACGTCGGCCACCACACCGAGGCCGGCGCCGATCACGGCGCCCATGCCGAGCTTCCTGCCGGCTTCCTTCAACAGCTCGGGGTTGAACAAATCGTCTTCCCAGCGGCCAGCCAGCTGCGGCAGGTCGGCCAGTTCGGCGTCGCCAGCGCGAAACGCGAACACGGCCAGCAGTTCATCGACCGCGCGGCGCCCGTGGCGCCGCACGTCGTCCTGAAAGGCGCGCACAAAGGCTTTCTGGCGCAACTCGTCGGCAAATTCGTCGGCCGGCAGCGCGCGGCGCAGCGCGGCCACATCGATCAGCCCGCTGGCGATGACACGGCACGCCGCCAGCCGCCGCTCGCGTGCCTGCAGCGCCAGCACGTCGACGATGGCGTTCAACTGCTGGCGGCGCGCCGGCAACAGCGTCGCCAAATCGCTGTAGAGCTGACGCTCGGAGCCGTTGAAAGGCGCGACGGCATCAAATTCAACCCGCGCGTGCAGGCCGTTCTCGAGCAGTGCCTGGTGCCAGTCGTCCAGCCGCGTGTTCAGGTAACGCACGAAGTTGAGCACCGGCATGATGGGTTTGGCGCACCAGCTCAGTATTTCCAGCTCGGCGCGGTATTTGGGCAGCACCGGCTCGCGCGTGTCGATGACGATCATGGCGGCGTCGGCGCCCTCGATCAGCGCGCGCAGCACCTTGGCCTCTTGCTCATACGTGCGGCTGGCCTCGGGCCCGCGCAGGAAGGCGCGCACGCGCTCGGGGCGCGACTCGGCGGGCAGCGTGACCAGGTGATCGAGCAGCGCGACCGAATCCTCCAGCCCGGGCGTGTCGATGAAGCGCACGGCGGCCTGGCCGTCCAGCCGCAGGTCGATGGTCTCGGCGTGCCGCGTGGTGCCGGGGCGGTCGGAGATTTCGCCAAAGTCAACGTTGCGCGTCAGCGTGCGCAGCAGCGAGGTCTTGCCAGCATTGGTGTGGCCGACGATGGCGATGCGAAGTGGTTCAGCCATGGGATGACGCCTGTGCGGATGCTATCCATTCAGTAGCTGCTTGCGCTGACTCGGCAAGCGCCAGCGCCTCAAAACCTTCAAAATCCACCCAGTCGCGCCAGCGCCGCGCGCCGCCGTGGTCTTCCGCGCCATGCAGCAGCAGCGCGCTGCGCCCGGCTTCGCGCATCGCCTCGCGCACGAAGCGCGCGGTGCCACGGTCGGGGCTGGCCGGGGCATGCACCACCAACAGCAGCGATTCGGGGCGGGTGTGCGCCAGGCGTGTCAGCACGGCTTGGCGCTCGGGCCCGCTGCCAGCGATGCGCTCGGGCGGCTGGGTGCCTTCGGGCAGGCCGGGCAGCGGCCAGGGCGCCTCGGGCGGCAGCTCAAAGCCGACCACCGCGAACGAGCCCGGTGCGCCGGGCGGCAGGCTGGGGCGCGCGGGCGTGGCGCCGGTGGGCGCGACACGCTCGGGGTCGATCACCTCGGGCGGCGGCTCCAACGCATCAAGCCGCTGCGCGATCCGGCGGATGTACGGATCGGCCATGTCGATTTGCCCCTCTAGCCGCCCGGTGCCCGCGCGCCAGCGCCACCCGCACAGCGCCGCCAGCAGCGCGCGCGGCAGCAGGCCGTAGACCACCACGCAGCCCATCAACCACCAGGCCCATTCGCGCTGCTGCGCCGGCACGGCGGCGTTGCCTGCCCGCTGCACGGCCTCCGCATCGGGCACGGCAAAGCCCAGCAGCGCGGGCAGCGCGCCGGTCCATTGAACGAAGCGCTGAAAAAATTCGGTGCTCAGGATCGTCGTCTCCCACGTCAGTGTGTAGGCGCGGAAGGCAAAACCGAAGGCCAGCACCACCAGCGTGATGACGAAGGCCAGCGTCCAGATGCCGTGGCTGATGGCGCCCGTGAGCCAGCCCAGCAGGCGCTGGCGCTGCAGCACGGCGGTGAACGATTGCATCAGCACTGGCGCGTGCGGGCCGCGTTCAAACGGGATGCGCGCCGTCAGCCACAGGGCGGCGCGCCCGAGCGGCGGCGCCCAGCGCCCGTGCGACAGCGCCAGCCCCAGCATCCAAATAAGCAGCATGATCGCGTGCAGCCCCAACAGGCTGACGAAGGCCGCCACCGCGTTGATGCTGCGCCCCTCGCCCAGCACGGCGCGCGCCAGACCCAGTCCGGTGAAGGCCATCATCAGCGCCAGCGCCGCCACGGCCCACCAGCCCAACTGGTGCCAGCGCGCCAGCTCCCGCGGCAGGCCCAGGCGCTGGCCGAGCAGCCAGGCGCGCTCGGCCACCTGCGCGGCGCGCGTGGGCTGGCTGGCAAAGGCCTGGCGCAGCGCGGCGTGGTCATCGAGCGGGCCGTCGGTCTCGATGCGCTGCACGGCGTCCGCCACCACGGCGGCGGCCAGGGGCGTGCGGTGGGGGACGGCGGGGGCGTTCATGCGGCGTGCGGGCAACGCTGCGGATTATCGGCGCACGGGTGTGGGAGCCGTCTGCCGCTCGAACGCTATTCAATTTATAGCTGCTTGCGCTTACCCCGCAAGCGCCAGGGGCCCATTTTCCTTGCAAGCCATCACGCCGCGGGATGCGGCGCGCAGGCCGCGTTCAGGCGCGCTGGCTCTTCTCGTAGGCGGCGATGCCGTCGGTGATTTCCTTGCGCGCGGCGTCCGGGCCGTCCCAGCCCAGGATCTTGACCCACTTGCCCGGCTCCAGGTCCTTGTAATGCTCGAAGAAGTGCGCAATCGACGCGGTGCGCGCGGGGTTCAGGTCTTCCGGCTTCTGCCAGGCGCTGTAAAGCGACAGTATCTTCTTGACCGGCACCGCCAGCACCTTGCCGTCTTCGCCCGCCTCGTCGAGCATTTTCAGGATGCCGATGGGCCGGCAGGTGACGACCACGCCCGGCAGCAGCGGCACCGGCGTGATGACCAGCACGTCAACCGGGTCGCCGTCGCCCGACAGGGTGCGCGGCACGTAGCCGTAGTTGGTGGGGTAGTGCATGGCCGTGCTCATGAAGCGGTCGACGAAGATGGCCCCCGTCTCCTTGTCCACCTCGTACTTGATGGGGTCGGCGTTCATCGGGATTTCGATGATGACGTTGAACTCGTCGGGCGCCTTGTCGCCGGGGGTCACTTTGTCGAGGGACATGTTCGCTTTCGGGTGTTGATATGGATTAAGAGAACTCGGGATTAACCCTGATTTTACTTTCGCGCCCCTTGCGCCCCGGGCGTTTGTCATGTTTTCGGGCTAAATTCACGCGGTTGGCCAATCGACCGCCTCGCGCAGGCGGCAACCGAGGAAGCAACGCAGCGGAGGAGTCCGAAAGCGTTGCCCACCACCCGGCACGCGCCAAGACTCCTTCACACGCGCAAACGCTTTGAGTGAGGAGCAATCAATGACAGGCAATTCAGCGCTGATTCTGGCGCTCGTCTGCGGACTGGTGGCCGTGGCCTACGGCTTCTGGGCCCGCGGCTGGATCCTTTCGCAGGACGCGGGCAACGCCCGCATGCAAGAGATCGCCGGCGCCATCCAGGCCGGCGCCGCCGCCTACCTGGCGCGGCAATACAAGACCATCGCCCTCGTGGGCGTGGTGCTGGCGATCCTGATCGCACTGTTTCTTGACATCACCACCGCCGTCGGCTTCGTCGTCGGCGCCGTGCTGTCGGGCGCGTGCGGCTTCATCGGCATGAACGTGTCGGTGCGCGCCAACGTGCGCACCGCGCAGGCGGCCACCAAGGGCATCGGCCCGGCCCTGGACGTGGCATTTCGCGGCGGCGCCATCACCGGCATGCTGGTAGTGGGGCTGGGTCTGCTGGGCGTGGCGGCGTTCACCTGGTTCCTGCTGGCGGGCGCCACGCCCACCGACAAGACCCTGGCCACGCTGCTCAACCCGCTGATCGGCTTTGCCTTCGGCTCCTCGCTGATCTCGATCTTCGCGCGGCTGGGCGGCGGCATCTTCACCAAGGGCGCCGACGTGGGCGCCGACCTGGTGGGCAAGGTGGAAGCCGGCATCCCCGAGGACGACCCGCGCAACCCCGCCGTGATCGCCGACAACGTGGGCGACAACGTGGGCGACTGCGCCGGCATGGCGGCCGATTTGTTCGAGACCTACGCCGTCACGCTGATCGCCACCATGGTGCTGGGCGCGCTGATGGTGATGGGCGCGCAGATGCAGGCGGTGATGTATCCGCTGGCGCTGGGCGCGGTGTCGATCATTGCCTCGATCATCGGCTGCTTCTTCGTCAAGGCCAGCCCCGGCATGAAGAACGTGATGCCCGCCCTGTACAAGGGCCTGGCGATTGCCGGTGTGCTGTCGCTGATCGCGTTCTACGGCGTCACCGTGTGGCTGATGCCCGACAACGCGATTGCCGCCAGCGGCACGCAGATGCGCCTGTTCGGCGCCTGCGCGGTGGGCCTGATCCTGACCGGCGCGCTGGTCTGGATCACCGAGTACTACACCGGCACGCAATACAAGCCGGTGCGCCACATCGCCGAGGCCAGCACCACCGGCCACGGCACCAACATCATCGCCGGCCTGGGCGTGTCGATGCGCTCCACCGCCTGGCCGGTGCTGTGCGTGTGCATCGCCATCATCGCGGCCTATTCGCTGGCCGGTCTGTACGGCATTGCCGTGGCCGCCACCTCCATGTTGAGCATGGCCGGCATCGTGGTGGCGCTGGACGCCTACGGCCCCATCACCGACAACGCCGGCGGCATCGCCGAGATGAGCGAGCTGCCTTCCAGCGTGCGCGACATCACCGACCCGCTGGACGCCGTGGGCAATACCACCAAGGCAGTGACCAAGGGCTACGCCATCGGCTCGGCCGGTCTCGCCGCGCTGGTGCTGTTTGCCGACTACACGCACAAGCTGGAAGGCTTTGGCCGCGCCATCAGCTTTGATTTGAGCGACCCGATGGTGATCGTGGGCCTGTTCATCGGCGGCATGATCCCCTACCTGTTCGGCGCCATGGCGATGGAGGCCGTGGGCCGCGCCGCCGGCAGCGTGGTGGTGGAAGTGCGGCGCCAGTTCCGCGACATCAAGGGCATCATGGAAGGCACGGCCAAGCCCGAATACGGCAAGGCGGTGGACATGCTCACCACCGCCGCCATCAAGGAGATGGTCATCCCCAGCCTGCTGCCCGTGGTGGTGCCGATTTTGGTCGGCCTGGTGCTGGGGCCCAAGGCGCTGGGCGGTTTGCTGATGGGCACCATCGTCACTGGCCTGTTCGTGGCCATCAGCATGTGCACCGGCGGCGGCGCCTGGGACAACGCCAAGAAGTACATCGAGGATGGCCACCACGGCGGCAAGGGCAGTGAGGCGCACAAGGCCGCCGTCACCGGCGACACCGTGGGCGACCCGTACAAGGACACCGCCGGCCCGGCCGTCAACCCGCTGATCAAGATCATCAACATCGTGGCGCTGCTCATCGTGCCGCTGGTGGTCAAGTTCCATGGCGGCGAAGTGTCCACGGCGCCACATGCGCCGGTGGCGGCCACCGCCCCGGCGGCGGCCGACGCCGATTCGGTGCAGGTCGAAGGCGAAGTGGTGCGCTTTTACTTCGTCACCGGCAAGGCCGCCCCGCACCCCGATGGCGCGCGCGCGCTGCAAGTCATTGTCGACGGCGTGAAAGCTGGCAAGAAGGCCATCGTCAGCGGCTATGTGGACAACACCGGCAGCGCCGCCGCCAACGAGGAAATCTCCAAGCAGCGCGCCTTTGCCGTGCGCGACCTGATCAAGAGCCTGGGTGTGGCCGAGGATCAGATCGAATTGAAGAAACCCGACGACATCCACGCCGGCAGCGGCGCGCAGGCGCGGCGGGTGGAAGTCACTTTGCGCTAGCGGAAAAAGCGCGCTTCGCGCGCGCCCCATGCATGCCCGCCCTTGTGCGGGCTTTTTCATGTGGATGGGCCCGGCCTGCGCTCGTGCCGGTGCGCCGCTGCGCGGCGGCAAGTCCTGATTTGATAGCTGCTTGCGCTTGCTGGGAAAGCGCGGGCGGTGATTTTCAATCTGATTCGGCAGCGGCGGCCTCAGCCGGCGCGCCAGCTCAGCGCCACCATGGCGCACACGCTGAACACGGCACCGGCGCCAAACGTCCAGGCCGGCCCCAGGTATTGCCACAACAGCCCGGCCAGCACACTGGCCAGCAGCATGGCCAGTCCGCTCATCAGGTTGAAAAAACCGAACGCGGTGCCACGCAGGTCAGCGGGCGATTCATGCGCCACCATCGCGGCCAGCAGGCCTTGCGTCATGCCCATGTGCACGCCCCACAGCGCCACGCCCAACAGCAAGCCGACCCAATGCGTGGCCAGCGCCAGCACCACATCGGCCAGCACCAGCACACCCAGGCCCGCCAACAACAGCGCGCGGTGCGGCACACGGTCGGACAGCCTGCCGAAGGGGTAGGCACAGACCGAATACACCGCGTTCATCGCCACCATCACCAGCGGCACCAGCGCCAGCGCAATGCCCACTTGTTGGGCGCGCAACACCAGAAATGCTTCGGAAAAGCGCGCCAGCGTGAACACCGCGCCCACGCCCACCACCTGCCAGTAGTCGCGCGGCAGCCGTTGCAGGTTCACGCGGCTGATGGGGTTGACGCGCGGCGCGTTGGCGGGCCGGTCCGGCTCCTTCACGCCCAGCGCCAACAGCAGCACGCACAGCACCGCCGGCACGATGGCGACCGCGAACACGGCGCGAAAGTCGTTGGCCCACAAAAGCATCAACGCCACCGCCAGCAAGGGCCCCAAAAAAGCCCCCACCGTGTCCAGCGATTGCCGCAGCCCGAAGGCAGCGCCGCGCTGCGCGGGTGGCGCGATGTCGGCCACCAGGGCATCGCGCGGCGCGCCGCGAATGCCCTTGCCGACGCGGTCGAGCAGCCGCGCAGTAAAGATCAACCCCGGCCCGGTGGCCAGCGCAAACAACGGCTTGGTGGCCGCACCCAGTCCATAGCCCAGCAGCGCCAGCGGCTTGCGGCGCCCGAACCAGTCGCTGATGACGCCTGAAAACACCTTCAGCATCAGCGCCGTCGCCTCGGCCAGCCCCTCCAGCAGGCCGACCAGCGCCACGCTCATGCCCAGCGTGCCGACCATGAACAGCGGCAGCAGCGCGTGGATCATCTCGCTGGAGATGTCCATCAGCAGGCTCACGAAACCCAGCACCCAGATGCCAGCGGGCAGGCAACGGGCGGGGGCGTGACGGGAAGGCGGCTGCGGCATGGCGGCTGACCAGGCAAAGGCGGATTCTGCCCCGACGCGGCAGGCCGAACCTTGCACACCCCCGTTGCTGACACAATCCCCACACGCGACCGCTCGCACGAGTGCGCGGCACCCTGCACCCAACATACCCATGCCTCAACCCCCTGCTCCCTCGCCGGCCAACGGCGCTGTCCCGTCGGCACCCGTGCATGTGCCGCACGATCCGCTCACCGGGTATTACAAGACCGAGGACGAGCGCGCAGGCTTCCTGCGCGAAATCTTCGACAGCACCGCCAAGGACTACGACAAGGTCGAGCGCACCATGGCCTTCGGCTCGGGCCCCTGGTACCGCCGCAAAGCGCTGGAGCGCGCGGGCCTGGCGCCCGGCATGACGGTGGTGGACGTCGGCTTTGGCACCGGGCTGGTTGCGGCGCAAGCCATCGAGATCATCCGCCAACCCGGGCTGCTGACCGGCGTAGACC belongs to Ottowia testudinis and includes:
- a CDS encoding MFS transporter is translated as MPQPPSRHAPARCLPAGIWVLGFVSLLMDISSEMIHALLPLFMVGTLGMSVALVGLLEGLAEATALMLKVFSGVISDWFGRRKPLALLGYGLGAATKPLFALATGPGLIFTARLLDRVGKGIRGAPRDALVADIAPPAQRGAAFGLRQSLDTVGAFLGPLLAVALMLLWANDFRAVFAVAIVPAVLCVLLLALGVKEPDRPANAPRVNPISRVNLQRLPRDYWQVVGVGAVFTLARFSEAFLVLRAQQVGIALALVPLVMVAMNAVYSVCAYPFGRLSDRVPHRALLLAGLGVLVLADVVLALATHWVGLLLGVALWGVHMGMTQGLLAAMVAHESPADLRGTAFGFFNLMSGLAMLLASVLAGLLWQYLGPAWTFGAGAVFSVCAMVALSWRAG